One genomic region from Deltaproteobacteria bacterium encodes:
- a CDS encoding 4Fe-4S dicluster domain-containing protein: MSDDNRTSAGIGRRGFLKGLAAGAATAAASTAGCGSWDQFFQKHYKEMTDADKRKVFARIEAEQKRRFHREVEVGDYPPVPGTKFVYCISLSLCDGNRKCVEACVKENNQSRNPAIQYIKVVELDAGTFNLERGDAYYEGPTPRPGKVYLPMQCNQCDDPPCTAACPVEATWKERDGIVVIDYDWCIGCRYCMAACPYEARRFNYREPSIPARDLNPRQGYLSNRVRPKGVVEKCHFCLHRTRQGQFPACMEACPTGARKFGNILDPNSEVSAILREKRVFVLKEELNTIPQLYYYFD; the protein is encoded by the coding sequence ATGAGTGACGACAACCGCACTTCCGCGGGCATCGGCCGGCGCGGATTCCTCAAGGGCCTCGCCGCGGGCGCGGCGACCGCGGCCGCGTCCACCGCGGGCTGCGGGAGCTGGGACCAGTTCTTCCAGAAGCACTACAAGGAGATGACCGACGCCGACAAGCGGAAGGTGTTTGCGCGAATCGAGGCCGAACAAAAGCGGCGATTCCACCGCGAGGTCGAGGTCGGTGACTACCCGCCGGTGCCGGGCACCAAGTTCGTCTATTGCATCAGCCTGTCGCTGTGCGACGGCAACCGCAAGTGTGTCGAGGCGTGCGTCAAGGAGAACAACCAGTCCCGCAACCCGGCGATTCAGTACATCAAGGTGGTCGAGCTCGACGCGGGCACGTTCAACCTCGAGCGCGGCGACGCGTACTACGAGGGGCCGACGCCACGGCCGGGAAAAGTCTACCTGCCGATGCAGTGCAACCAGTGCGACGACCCGCCGTGCACCGCCGCCTGCCCGGTCGAGGCAACCTGGAAGGAGCGCGACGGGATCGTCGTCATCGACTACGACTGGTGCATCGGCTGCCGCTACTGCATGGCGGCGTGTCCGTACGAGGCGCGGCGGTTCAACTACCGGGAGCCGAGCATCCCGGCGCGCGATCTCAACCCGCGCCAGGGCTACTTGAGCAACCGCGTGCGGCCCAAGGGAGTGGTCGAGAAGTGCCACTTCTGTTTGCACCGGACGAGGCAGGGCCAGTTCCCGGCGTGCATGGAGGCGTGCCCCACCGGCGCGCGCAAGTTCGGCAACATCCTCGACCCGAACAGCGAGGTGTCGGCCATCCTGCGAGAAAAGCGCGTGTTCGTGCTCAAGGAAGAACTCAACACGATCCCGCAGCTGTACTACTACTTCGACTGA